CGGGCCGAAGCCGCCTTTCATCATCGCGAACATGACGATGAAGCCGATCATGATGGTGATCGTGGCGGAGAAGAAGCCGAGGAGCATCCGCGGCCCCAGCTTGATGATCTTTCGGATATCGCACCGCAGGAGCATGACGAAGATCATCGCGGGGATAATGTGGCCTTTGACGGTCTTGTAGGTCTCTTTGATCTCCGGCGTGTTCTGCCACAGGTCGAAAGTGGCGAAAATCATGCAGAGCAGGTACAGCAGGACCGGCGTGGGGACGTACTTGAAAAACAGCGTGTCCTTGTACTTACGTTCCAGCGTGGACACGACTCCGGCGAAGCACGTTAAAAACGCGAGATAAGCAAAACCTGATGTCAACATAGCGTCTCCTCCTTGTGATATAAGCGTTGCTTCGTGCTGTAAAACTGCTGAACCCTCCTGATGGGAAGGGAAAAGCCCTACAAAAACAGCGGACACACAGACCCTCGACAGGGCCATGGTGTCCGCTGGATCTTCTCCTCACAGCTGACCGCTCGACGCGGGCAGGCTGACAGACAAGGCAGCGATTGTTTTATTCGGTGATGATCAGGCCCTGGCGCCAAGCCCGGTATTTTTTCACCGCGTCCCGGTAGGCAACGCACATGGCTTTCTGTGACGAGCCGAGGTAACAGCAGCTGATCAGCTGGATGAGGCTCTCATCGACGTCCGCCAAGCTTCTGCCGGACAGAAGATCCCTCACGAACCGGCGGGTCAGGTCAAGCGTCATGGACGCCTCCGCGTCAAGAATCGTCCCCGTCTCGCTGTCCACGATAAAAGTGATGAAGAACGACGAGTACAGATGGGTGATCGGATTGCCCTCTTTGACCCTCGCGTTGCCGATGACGCAGAGTTTCTCCGGAGTTGGGTTCACAGCGCGCCTCCTGATTGCCTTGATTA
This is a stretch of genomic DNA from Jonquetella anthropi DSM 22815. It encodes these proteins:
- a CDS encoding DUF3870 domain-containing protein, which encodes MNPTPEKLCVIGNARVKEGNPITHLYSSFFITFIVDSETGTILDAEASMTLDLTRRFVRDLLSGRSLADVDESLIQLISCCYLGSSQKAMCVAYRDAVKKYRAWRQGLIITE